The Culex quinquefasciatus strain JHB chromosome 2, VPISU_Cqui_1.0_pri_paternal, whole genome shotgun sequence genome contains the following window.
ATCGAGGACTTTGAGTACGACGAGGAGGACGAGATGTACTACTATCCGTGCCCGTGcggggaccggttccaggttagcCGGGAGGAGCTGGAGGCCGGGGAGGAGGTCGCGACGTGCCCGAGCTGTTCGCTGATCGTGAAGGTGATTTACGACCCGGAGACGTTTCAGGCGGGCCAGGACGAGGTGGAGGTGGGCTCGTCGAAGGGGGGATCGTCCAAGGAGAAGGAGGTTAGCAGTGAGTGAGGCGAGGAGAGGGAGGTTAGTGTTTGTAAATAGTGAGGCGATGACTAAGCTTAAGGACTTTCGGACAATGGCTTTTAACGCTGGTTTaataattttctcagttttgtattattcgaaaatactatcaaaatgaacaatttgcgttgaaaatatgtttaaagttAAAGAGGTACGTACGAATAAAGagagtcaaaacaaaaaaaaacttaagtggCACAAATAAACTTAATTTCCGGAAGTGTGTACAATTGCGTCCCCTCACAGGAACGAGACCTTCCCTTTGCTTTTGCCTCGCGTCGTTCGCTTCGATTT
Protein-coding sequences here:
- the LOC6032323 gene encoding DPH3 homolog codes for the protein MAVYHDEVEIEDFEYDEEDEMYYYPCPCGDRFQVSREELEAGEEVATCPSCSLIVKVIYDPETFQAGQDEVEVGSSKGGSSKEKEVSSE